The nucleotide sequence ACAATGCTGGGACAGTCCCTGGTGGGAGGAGTGGGTGAGGGGAGAGCTGGGCCACATCAGGGCTGTGAGGGCTTCTCCCAGCTGGACGGGGCTTTGAGCTTAAGCCCAGGGTTTTGGGAGCCTTGATGGGTTCTgagcaggaagtgatgggacagagAGCTGAGAGGGGTCATCAGGCAGCTGCACAGGGGCCAAGGAGGGGGGCTGTGGTGCAGGGCAGGCGGATGAGACACTTTAAAGGGAACGGTGATGGGACTTGGTGACAGATTGGGAACGAGGtcgaaggtgggggaggggtcgGGGATGACAAGGAGTGGGGATGCCGAGCCCTGTCCCCCTATCCCCCAGCCACCTACGAGcctgaggctcttctgtcctcatgGGCTTTTGCAGTGGGGATGTGACCCCAGCTTGGAATCGCTCCCCTTGAACGTACTCCTCTTGCAGAGAAGAGCCCcctcgcctcccctcccctcccctcccctctgttcAGGCCCAGGCGCAGCCCTTGGCCCCCCTGGAGCCCGTGCCCAGCTCTGCAGGCAGGTGAGCTCATAGGGTATTAGCATTCCGAGCTCTGCTCTGCCGCAGCCAAGTCTACAGAGCTGGAGAGAATGACAAGGACCTTGCAGGCGCCTGGACCGCTCCTCACAGCCCCTCCCCGGCCTCTTCTGCCTAGCAGACCTCCCGCCCTCACCTGCCCCTCGTCACCTGGGAGATGCCAGCCCCAAAATAGCTACCCAGAGACGTCACCTGCTCCACATGACTTAGATGACATGCAGAGGGGCTGCTGGAGGAGTGCAGTGGACTGTGTGAACGGCGGATTTAGAGACGGCCCTTCCAGCGGCCCCAGCCTGACCACTTGCCCTCTGCAGAgcttttcccttgtcttttctccaccccccccacctcccctcccctctcttcctcctcacttcctccatcctctccccttcctccatgcccccctcctccccctaaTTGGCACCTGGTGCCTCCTAGGGTTAGGAGGCCTCAATCAGCTGCCTGCATAATTAGCAGATCGCTCTTAATTACCCCAGCTAGTGGAGAAGATCCAGGGGAAAGCAAGAGCTGCTCAGAGGGCTGATGGCAgggtgctggggaggggagggaagcggCAGTTAGGGCTGGGGGTCTTCCCCCGCCCACCACCACCAGCTGACTGGTATGATGCtgggagcagcagcagccccaaggGAGCCCTGGGCCTGCCTGGCTCCATAGGCGATCTCCACAGAGGGTTGTGGGGATCAGCTTCAGCTTCGGAGGTGATGGGACAGGCAGCCCAGGCGCTGTCCTGGCCCCCTGGGGGCCTCGTTGACCTTGATCGCCTCACGCCCCAGGCCCCGGCAGAGGAACTCTCTGCCCTCCACGGTGCTCCCTTGCAGTGTGCCGTGTCCTTGTCTGGAGTCTGGAATGTTCTTCTCCGGGTCTACTCAGCACTGCCTGGGGCCCCTCACCCCACCTAGTCTGTGGGTGGTCCAGGCAGGTGTTGACCGTGTTCTGGGGACTTGTTGGCTTGTCTGGGTCATGAGACACATATCACTGACTTTGACCTTTATGGCAGCTCTCCGACGTAGAAGTTACCAGCTTTGCTTCTCATCTGAAGAAGGTGGGACATGGACCAGTTAAGTGACCTGCCCACGGCCATACTGCTCCTGTCCCCAGGGCTTGGGGACATGGCAGTTGTCTGTCTCCTTGGAAACAGGCGTGTGCTGCCTGATTTCTCTCTGCCCCAGGCTCTGAGCAGACCCACTGAGCCTGCCCCTCCCTGCTGGGGTCCTGGTGACACTGCGGACGCAGCTGCAGGGATGAGCCTGGAAGCTGAGCCGTGGGGTCTAGATGAGGAACAGACAAGCCACCCTCTTGGCACCGTCCTGTTCACAGTGGATGTTGCTGATCAGTCCTGGCTCTCgggccccaccccacctgccctcACAGGCCTTCCTTCCCAACACTGCCTTCCAGCCTGTCCCTGCCAGTCAGGAGAGATGACCCGCCAGCTGAAACCTCTTCTCTCACCCTTGGTCTGAGATTGGGCTGCCTGAGGCCTTTGTCAACAAGCAGGACATTACTTAGATAAGAATAGAACTCTGGGAATTTCATCTTCCGTCCTGTCCCTCACAGGAATCCAGCCCGGAGCACCCTGACAGTGGGCATCCGGCTGGAGTCTGATGGCTTCCCAGGCCAGACGGTGGTTTACGAGGACGTTCTCCTCTGCAGCACTGAGGTCTGCATCCGTGTCACACACactgctccccccgcccccacagacTCTGATGCACCCACTCTCTGCATTGACAGTTGCCTTCCCACCTGACAGGGCTGGCGGTCTTCTGGTATCGGAAGGGAGTTACATTCTCAAAGTCATCTCATCTTTGGACCGAATGTCCTTCACTTACCTTGTATGACGTGAGCTTCTCACTCCTCACCTTGCTCCTCACCCTCCTCTGGACGTTCGTTACCTCGTCACGTCTTACCTAGCTGCTGTGTTCCATGTCAGGTGCTGTCCCAGGTGCTAGTGATGCAACCGTGACTCAGGCAGAGCCTGTAGCCTGGAAGGGAATTCAGGGTCCTCTTAAGGTGTGGACCTGGTTTGAAGGGGACACGGCTGTGGGTGAGTGGGATGTCCAGGAGATGAGCTCATGAGTCCAgggctctgcttcctctgccatgCCTCCAAGAGAGTGGACATCCCGTTTGTTGAAAGAAGGTGGGAAAGGAACATGGTGCTGTGTGCTCCACGGACTCACTTCCTTAGTCCAGGTTGCCATTAGCGCCTAGGTGACCAAAGTCGTCAGGTCCTCCTCCACCTGAGCTCCTGCTCGACCTCTgtcccctgtgtgtgtgcacttgctTTTTAAGCCTGCGTGCTGAGCTTCAAGTTCTTCTGTATCAGTGTCACCTTTCCTGGCCTTTCAGCTCACGTGGGTCTTGATTCCGCCGTGCAGACCGTTTGGGGGCCTTCTCACTGGATACCCCAGCTTCCTCATCAAGCACTGGGTGAGCTGTGCAGGGCCCTGCCAGAGACCTTTGTTCACGACTGAAATCAGCCCATGGTGCCTTCCGGGTGCTGCTGTTCTCTGGCTCGCTCTGATTTTTCCTACGTGTGCTCTTCTCCAGCCCCCAGCTCCATCTCGTCCACAGGACTTTGTGAGGAGCCATCAGCGTCCTTGCTGACTCAGGCTGCACTGTGTGTAAGGTTTTTCCCCTCATACACCGGGCTAATAACCCTGCCAGAAAACGCTGTAAATTTAGAACAGTGCTGGCCCTGGGGATCCACCTCTtccattcagatttctcaggacccTGTATTTAATAATCCATTCCAGAAATTTGCCAGGGCTCACTGTTAAGCTTGATGTATGCAACTTTGAGAAATCAGACAGAGAGCAGGCTCTGTCTGTGTCCAGTTCTGACGTCCACCCTCTATGCCGCCATTATGTTAACCGTGAGGTTGCTTCATCCCCCAGCAGCATGGGGCTGAGCTGGGAACTAGAGGAGATGGCCTGTGTGCAAGTAGAGAACCCGTCCTCCCTGCCAGAAAGTGGGCCCAGACAGGTCACTGGTTCCATATCTCCTGGAAGGAAGCTGTGCCTTTTGTTCTGGTATGCGTTGCTGCCCCACTCAGACCAGCCTGTCGAGGAAAACTAAGCTGGTTTGGGTACCTGCTTGGAGCCCATCTTCTGCGTCCCCAAGCCCCTGCACACGAGCGGCCACAGGAGTAATCAAGGAGACTTCATCGGGGTGGAGACCCTGGGCTTGTGAAACTGGCTGATGAGGGCTGGTAAAAAAGTCCTTGAGTTCCCTCGCCATGTGGTCTCTGACTAGAGACCGCAGGCCCTTCTGCCATCCACGAACTGTGGCCGTGGTCAGGGGCTGGTGTTCCTGGAGGTAGGGGGGCTCTTGGGCAGAGGGCACCctggtggggtgggctggggctcCTGGGAAGTGAGAAGAACCTTGTGCTGCTGAATAGTGAAAGTGAGGTGCGTGTGCATTTACCTTGGGGCATGTGGTGTTGGCCATTCAGTGACCGCAGAGGAGCCCTTCAGGTGCCCAGCACAGTGCCACGTACTGGGAACACAGCAGAGAACAGAGCCCCAAGTGCAGGAGCCCCCAGGCAGGAGACACATGGCGACAGGtggttcttgttcagttgctaagtcatgtccaactctttgagacctcatgaactgcagtatgccaggcttccctgtctttcactacctccctgagtttgcgcaaactcacatccatggagtcactgatgccatacagccatctcatcctctgtcacccccttctccccttgccctcagtctttcccagcaacagggtcttttccagtgcgttggctcttcgcatcagtgcaacattgacttcttttaggattgactggtttgatctccttgcagtccaagggactctcaaaggtcttctccagcaccacagttggaaagcattaattctttggtgctcagcctttatggtccagctctcacatccctgcatgactaccagaaaaaccatagctttgactctgcagacctttgttggcaaaatgatgtctctgtgaTGGTGACAGGTGGCAGTGTGTAACAATAGAGCCTGCTAGGGGTTGGAAAGTGACAGTGAGTTTTAAACTCTGTCTCCGGGAGGCTTTGGCCAGGGGCTGAGTGGAGTGAAGGACCAGCCGTGTGGGGAGATGGCTGGGCCATATGACAAGGCAGCGTTGGGCATATTCAGGAACTAACAGGGTACCCTGTTGCTGGAGCCCGCTAATcatgggaaggggaggggcagcCCTTTGGCAGCCCACCCACAGCTGTGAGAACCTCAATGGGGACTAGGGTTTACCCAGAGCCTCCTGCCCTGAGTCAGGCAGTTCCTTATGGACAGCTCTGGGACTGGAATCAGGACCAGTCTGACCTGTTGCTCAGCCTCGCTAAGCTCTAATTTCCTCCATGTCAGTCATGAAGATTCTGTCTCTGCTCACCTGGGCCTGAGAATGAAAGCCCTGGTGGGTGGGCACTATATCCTTTCAGGTGGCACGTACAGGTGCCAGCTTGGTGCCAGGGTGATTGCCTGTCCCTGCCCAGAGCTCCAGGGAACGGAATATAGTCTCTTCCCAGACCGTTCAGGTTGGATGGTCCTGATCGAGGTCACTTGGGCAGTTCCAGGATCAGCCCTGACAAGCAGGATATTGCTGTTTTAAGAGCCCTTACCTGAGGGCTTCCCTagcggtccaggggttaagactgtgtttgcactgcaggggcatgggttcaatccctggtcaggtactaagatcctgcatgttgtggggcgtggccaaaacaaaaaattcaggCACAAGCCCTTACCCGAGTCCCCGTTCACCTGTTTGCTGTTGGAAACAGAAGGGGGGCCAGAGGCTGCAGGGGCTTGGGGAGGAGCCTCCAGCCCTGgttattagtttttgttttgcctttttttttggtggcaggATCTCCCAGCGAGTAGAGCTCAGCCGGAGTCAGCTGCAGGCCATCGGGGAGAGGGTGTCCTTGGCCCAGGCCAAGATCGAGAAGATCAAGGGCAGCAAGAAAGCCATCAAGGTAGCAAGCGTGTAGCTCTGTTCTCTGGCTGGTTGGTGGTCCCAAAAGtcctcttctttcccctctccccatgcctcCGAAGCTGCCGGGTCCCTGCTTCCACTACCCCTCAggtttcctcctgcccacaatccctccacCCCAAACCCAGGATGGCTGGAGCTTCTCAGGCCCCAGCAGGAGTGACCAGACGCCCTGTGTCCACAGGTGTTCTCTAGCGCCAAGTACCCTGCCCCTGAGCGCCTGCAGGAGTATGGCTCCATCTTCACGGGGGCCCAGGACCCCGGCCTGCAGAGGCGTCCCCGCCACAGGATCCAGAGCAAGCACCGCCCCCTGGACGAGCGGGCCCTGCAGGTCTGTGGGGGTGCCCTGTACCCTGGGGGGAACCGAGGCCCCAGAGGATTCTGACtgctgggggagtggggggagcaCTTTGGCCTGGAGCCGAAACCCGCCTCCCTCAGTCAATTCCCATCTCCCCACACCCCAGGAGAAGCTGAAATTCTTCCCCGTGTGTGTGAACACCAAGCTGGAGCCTGAAGACGAGGCTGAGGAAGGGCTGGGCGGGCTCCCCAGCAACATCAGCTCTGTCAGCTCCCTGCTGCTCTTCAACACCACCGAGAACCTgtgagtgggggcggggggggggtggacCAGGGGGTCTCCAGGCTCGGGTGCAGCAGAGGTCTATGGCCCAGGAACCAGGTAAGGCCTGGGTGGCCATAATCCTAACTTGAGCTGTGGCCCTAACGATGTGAGAAGGGTGGTCCAGCCCGAGGGCCGAGCACAGGTGCTGCATCCCCTGCCCTCCACCTTCTCCAGGTACAAGAAGTATGTCTTCCTGGACCCCCTGGCCGGTGCCGTCACAAAGACCCACGTGATGCTGGGGGCCGAGACAGAGGAGAAGCTGTTCGATGCCCCTTTGTCCATCAGCAGGAGAGAGCAGCTGGAGCGGCAGGTGGATGGAGACGAtgcctgggggtgggagaggtgTGGCCCCCCCAGTGTTGTCTGGACCAGGGGTCTGATAAGCCCCCTACCCGCCCAGCTGTGCTTGGGGGCCTGGGAAACTCCAAGACCCGTTCCCTGGCCCCCCTCACCCTCCCAACCCACAGGTCCCGGAGAACTACTTCTACGTGCCCGACCTGGGCCAGGTGCCGGACATCGACGTACCGTCCTACCTGCCTGACCTGCCAGGCGTGGCTGACGACCTCATGTACAGCGCTGATCTGGGCCCTGGCATCGCCCCCTCTGCCCCTGGCGCCATTCCCGAGCTGCCCACCTTCCACACAGAGGTGACCCAGCCCTTCAAGCCAGGTGGGCCGAGAGCTGGGGACGGACTGGGGTGGGCACTGCCCTGCTCAGCCTCTTGCCTCCTAAGGTACCTGACACTCGATTTCTGTCCCAGACCTCGAGGATGGGGTGCTGACGGCACGCCCACCGCCCCCGCCACCTCCACCGCCTCCCCCAGCTCCAGCCGTGCTGATCAGTGtccccccacctccgcccccgCCACAGGCCCCGCCAGGACAGCCCGCCAGGGGGGACGACAGCGGGGGTGCATCCCCTTCAGGTAGGGGCAGTCCTGGGGcgtgtgggtgggggaggggcgcctCCAACTTCTGGGTCCCTGGAGGGGTTTCTGTAGCTTAAGTGGTCATCAATCCTAGATTTTCAGAATAGTTCTGATTTCAAAATCACATTTTCCCAAGTTCATAAAGTAGTGGTTCCGAATGGTATCTGTGGGGCCCTGAAATTCTAACCTTCGGGGTAGAGGGAGCCTGGACCCCCATTCCCCTTGAACCAGTGACACGGCTGCTAGTAACCATGGAAAATACAGCGAGAGTCCCTGTGTGGCCCTTCAGTGGTGTGTCTCCCAGGCTACCTCGGCACCCACCCTGGGTGGTGCTGGCCCACAGCCTGGCTCCACCCCAGCAGCCTTTCTTCCTCGCACTTTCCACCCTCCAGCCCCGGTCCAAGGAGCACCCAAGGAAGTGGTTGACCCCTCCAGTGGCCGGGCCACTCTGCTAGAGTCCATCCGCCAGGCCGGGGGCATCGGCAAGGCCAAGCTCCGCAGTGTCAAGGAGCGCAAGCTGGAGAAGAAgaagcagaaggagcaggagcAAGGTGAGTCTGGACCCGCTGCAGGAGGGCGCTCTGCCCGTGTCTCCAGGAGCTGTGCAGGCTGCCCCGGCGTGTGCGGGCCCCTCCTGCCCGGTGGTGGAGCCTGCTTAGACTTGGCCAATTGTCCAAGGAAACAGGGACTAGGGATATTTTTAGAGACGGGGACCTGGTTGTGTCCCATTTCTCGAGGCCCCTTGAGGCTCCAGGCTACGTCAGCTGTGCATCCAGTGCTGACAGATGCCACATCTGGGCCCAAAGCATCCGTGCTCTGGGATCCCAGCCCTGAGTCATCCCAGCTGTGCTTCTGAGCACCGGACGGGGACCccgggcaggctcctctgtccagtgctGCTCCCTGTGCCCGACTCAGAGCGGTGGCGACTCCGTTACTCAGTGGTCACCTGCTTTCCTAGTAACACTGACCAGTGCTCCAGGAGCTGTGGTAACCTGGTGGTTGTGGAGGGGCCAGGGTTTTGACAGTGCAGAGGACCCCAGGATTGAGCCCCGGGGTGTCACATGGGCTGGACTGAGCCCACCCCGGGTGCCTTCACCTTGTCCCCATGCTTTCCCACTGCAGTGAGAGCCACCAGCCAGGGCGGGGACCTGATGTCGGACCTTTTCAACAAGCTGGCCATGAGGCGCAAAGGTAGGAAGCAGGACCCCGGTGCCGCCTCCTTCCTCACGGTTTTCAGGTCTCTAGGGCCTGGGTGGCCTGGTGCCCCAGACCCGCTCCTCACTCCAGCATCTGCCCTCCCAGGTATCTCCGGGAAAGGACCTGGGTCCGGGGCCAGCGAGGGGCCAGGGGGAGCCTTCGCCCGGATGTCAgactccatcccacccctgcctcccccacAACAGCCCCTGGGCGAGGAAGATGAGGATGACTGGGAGTCCTAGGGCTGGGCTTATCCTCCCCCAAGTCCCTGACTGCACCACAGCCCCGTGCATAACAGCTGAGCCGGCTCCTTGGGGGGACAGGGTCATGGACGACTCTCCAGCTCTCTTGCTGGGATCTTCAAGGAGCAAGGAGGTTGCTTTCAGAGGCCAAACTGGGGAGAGGGGGCGGCATGGTGGCGGGGGGCGACCTCTGCCTTTGCTCCAGCCCCCTTCACCAGCGTGTGCCCTCTTCCCTAGAGACTGCGgtaacagtacatgaatcaataAAGAAGCGATGCAAGACGCGAGCCTAAGCCAGCAGTGCAGTTTTAGTTAAGGGGCCCTGGCTGTACAGACGCCCCTCGGAGCTGGGGCTTAGGGGGCGGGGGGGTTGCATGGAGGGAGGGCTGTTTCCACACAGGCAAGTGTCTCCGTGATGGACACGGGGCCTCTAAAAATAGCCATGCTGAGAGCCTAATGGCCCTCGGCATAATCGCTGATGTCAGGGGAGGCGGTGTCTTGGCGTCTGCTCCGTGGCTGAGCGGGAGGCCCTGGAGCCAGGCCAGGAGGATGATCCTGCTGGCAGGGCCAGGGGCAGGTGAGGGCCAGCAGTGTGGGAGGAAGTGAAGCTGGGAGGCTGGGGAGCAGTTCTTAAGGACTTAGAGAAAAGGTGGTTGAGGGGACCGGAAGCTGGGGCAGAATGGCCCTGCCGACACCAGGAGGTGGGGATGGATAACATTCTGAGTTTCCGAGGGTGAAAGGTCTGAACAGCTATTTCAGTGAGAAAGGGAGAGGCTGGAAGAGCCATCTCACCTCTGAGAATGTGGATTCTGCGAAACAGGCCAGGGCAGGGCGGCTGCAGCCTCCACAGCCGCTCACAGACTGGCCAGGAATCAGCGGGCCCATGAGCAGAAAACAGACTCCATCCAGGCAGGGCAGCTGCCCGGGGGTGAGCCCAGGAATGGTGGGGTCACTGTTTCTTTGGGGTCAGCCTCGTTGTCTCCTGCTGGCTGGTCCACCTATTCCTGCATCCTGGCAGCCCACTGAGTTCCAAAGGGGCTCCCACGGCACTCCCTTCTCAGGCAGGATCCCTGCAGACCAAGCTCATGATGAAGTTGCCCATGGGCAGGTAAAGGGAGGGCCTGGCGACCAGGCAGCGGTGTGACCACCAGTCAGGAAAGGCCAGCTTTCTCTCGATGGAACTGCAGAGAGGGAAAGACCATGACACCagactggggcaggggtgggagagtTTCAGAGAGACAGGAGAAGGGCAGGACTGACCTTCCGCAGGGCAGCAAAGGCAGGGCCAAAGGTGGCTTTGACCTCCACGCGGTCCCGGATCCAGGCCGGCAGCTTGGCCTGGACGGCTGGGGAGGCGTACCGCTGGTCCAGGAGCACTATGCTGGCGAAGTCCTTCTGGTGCCTGATGGCCCTGCCTGGACAGAGCGGGGACGGGTCTTCCTTCTGTGCCCCTCCCCCTGCTCAGTGCTCAGGCCGGAGAGACGCAGGTGAAACTGCTCCTTCCTGTCACCTCAGCCCGCAGCCACCCCTCCCGCCAGCAGCACCGCCCCAGGCTCACCTATGGACTGGTTGACAGCCTTCATGCACAGGTTCTCCACCAGCACCTTCCCGGGGCGGGCCTGGCCTGGGGCTCTGGGCTGCGAAGGGCAGAGAGGACCCATCAGGGTTGACGCCTGCCTCCCGCGAGGGGTTCTTCGTGACTGACAGAGGCTCTGGGGCGAGACCAGTGGGCCTCACGGGCACCAGCAGCCGATACAACAGGCAAGAAGACATCCAGGAGTATGGAAGCACGTCCATCCCTCTGGGGCAAACAGGCACACATGTTGAGGGGTAGTTGCGGCCGTGGGAGGCACGGGGGTACTCACAAGTGTCTGGTCCAGGTAAGCCATCTTCTCCTGCAGCTCTGGAGACATGATGTTGGGGTAGGGCATGCCCACCATGACCACACACCTAGGGCGGAGGCACACATGAGCTGGGGCATGTGGGCGGTTCCCAAAGCCCAGGACGAGGGGCCCATCCTCACCCACCATCACCAGCTTCCTTCGGCCTCTCCTTCCCCTCATCCCTGCCACCTGGAGCAAGTTCTCTCATCAGCCCAGACATCCAGTCTAGACCAGGGAACTGAGTCCTGATCCACTGAGGGCAACCTGGTTTTCCAGCTGGCCCCAAAGGGCCCAATCCAGAGTTGGTGAGTCCAGGCCCCTCGCAGTTGTGGACCTGAGACGTCAGCCCAGGTGCAAAGTCAGAGCCCGAGGGGTGAGAAGCCACTGCTTACCGCCCGAGGTCATCAGAGAAGTTGATACCTTCACTCATCTTCCCCCCAACCACGGAGAGCAGCAGGGCACCCGTCTCCGTGCCCCGGGCCTGGCCGCAGTGCTGCGGGAACACCAGCCCAGAGCTGCAGCGCCCGACTGTGGGCGCCCCTTTCAGGGCCCTGGGGACCCGCAGCCTCACCTTGATGCACCTGGAGTACTCCAGCAGCACCTGCTCCACCCTGTGTGCTTTCCTGGGCTCCTGAAATATCTGAAGGTAAACAGAACACCTCCCAGAAAAGGGTCACAGATTGCCTGGGTGTTGGGTCACTCTTAGCCTTAAAGTTTTGTGGGGACTGGAAAAGCCCACAGAGCCGGGGTCCTAAAGGGACCCCCCCCATGGCCTGGTATCAGGACTGGAAGTAAGCATGAGACACTAGGGGAAGCCCCCGCACACGAGAAACCCCGGGAGGAACTCTGGGTGCCACCATCCTCTCAGGTGCTAAGTCCAGCTGAGTGCCGATCACTCACCTTTTTCCTGATGGTCAGGCGGGCCAGCAGGCCGCTCTTCTCCCAGTGGGCGCAGACCTGGTGTTGGTACTCATAGGAGGGGAAGAAGCAGACCACCCCTCCTGGCACCACATTGCACAGGTTACAGAGAATGCGGCCCGTCTCGTCCATCTAGGGAGGGAAGACGAGAGCCAATCCTGCAGCCCCTCCCAGAAGGCTCAAACCCACAGACCAAGGCCAGGGTGGCTGCGATTGGCTATGGGGTGCGGCCAGGCGGCACCACCTCAGTGGGTCCTGTGCCACCCTCCCTACCACAGGCCCAGCTGATGCTTCTGTGACAAATCGGGCACAGAAAACTGCAGACGGGCCCCTAGAGCTGTGCCCAgcacccccatccctgcccaGCCAGGACCCTAGAGCTGTGCCCAGCACCCTCATCCCTGCACAGCCAGGCCCCTAGAGCTGTGCCCGGCACCCCCACACCCGCCCAAGTGAGCCACTAGAGCTGTGCCCAGGACCCCCATGTCTGCCCAGGCGGCACCCACAGAGCCACATGGCAAGAGAACGGAGGTAGTGAGCAGCTTGCTCATACACTCTGCTAAAGGGTGAGGATGGGGCGGCTCAGTCCCTCCCTGGTGGACGTCCGTCCACACAGACACAGCTCAGCCTGTGCCAGCTGAGATGGGAGACCCGGAGCCTGAATACCCGGGACTGGCCAGAGTGCCCAGCCCTAAATCCATCTTCCAGCCCCACGAAGGCCACCGGCAGGCACGCTGGCTGGACTGACCATCTGAGGCAGCCCCCTCTTCTGATATGTGAAGTCCAGCATCTGGTTGGAGGGCCCGCTGCAGATGATGAGGGGCAGGATGTGATCTGGAGGGATCACGTGACCTGGGCGAGACCCAGTGAGGCTAAGTCCATGGAgaacgccccccacccccagccctgtctCCCAGACCCAGACCAGCAACTTACAGCACCCGCCCTCTGCCCCACTCCCACAGAGAACCAACTTGGGACGCCCAGGCCTCCACATGCAGACAGAGGGACTCAGGGCCAGAAGCtctcccctacccccagcccTACCGCCATGGCTTTAGCCCCTGGCTGATCACAACACACGGCTGGACTGTGACGAGGGCCCCCCTGCCACCGCCCCGGGCCTGGGTCCTCACCACAGGAGAACTCCACCACTCGCTCCGCTTCCACCCCGGCACTGGCCAGCAGCTGCTCCCGGAAGTCGGACACCTGCAGACCACAAGGCCAACACCGTCACCTCCCAGAGGGCTGGGCCGGGAGGGGGCAAGCGCGTAAGAACAGGAGGGAGAGGTCAAGGGAAAGCCCGGTACAGATTCgctgaaagaaaagacaaaaccaaCGATAGCCGGTGTTGGCGGCCTCATTCCAACCACCTGAGGGAACAACGGGGGAAATTCAGCAACCTGGCAGAGTGGGTCTGAGCCCTGGCTGTACAACAGAATcactatttggaaaaaaaaaaaaaaaaaaaaaatatatatatatatacacacacacacacacacacacatagtcaaGCCCAGCCCAAACTACTGAGTAAGAATCTGTAGTGAGAAGACATacacatttgtattttttaaagaggtCCAGGTTTTTTCACCTATCAAACTGgcaaaatttcccaaatttgagTACTCTCTGGAGAAACAGGTATTCTTTTAGGCTGCTGGTGGGATACAGAGCAGAACAACAACTGGGAAGGGGACTTTGACAGCACTTAACAaatcaatttttactttttaacccATAATCCCGTATCTGGGCATCTCCCCTGAAGCACAGCTCCACAAACCAAACATATGCACGGGGATTATTCCCGTGAGGTTGTTTGTAATCTGTACTTCAAGAGAGAGTCTGGCTGAAGGACCGACCCTGCCTCCACCCAGCAGAGGATGTGCAGCCCTGGGAAGGACACAGACCAGCCCGTGCACGAGGGTGGGCATGCCAGGGAAGTCGGGCTGCATGTGCTACCTCTGATGCAAGTAAGAAAG is from Bubalus bubalis isolate 160015118507 breed Murrah chromosome 4, NDDB_SH_1, whole genome shotgun sequence and encodes:
- the WASHC1 gene encoding WASH complex subunit 1 isoform X1, which translates into the protein MTPTGTQHSLAGQTYAVPLIQPDLRREEAIQQVADALQYLQKVSGDIFSRISQRVELSRSQLQAIGERVSLAQAKIEKIKGSKKAIKVFSSAKYPAPERLQEYGSIFTGAQDPGLQRRPRHRIQSKHRPLDERALQEKLKFFPVCVNTKLEPEDEAEEGLGGLPSNISSVSSLLLFNTTENLYKKYVFLDPLAGAVTKTHVMLGAETEEKLFDAPLSISRREQLERQVPENYFYVPDLGQVPDIDVPSYLPDLPGVADDLMYSADLGPGIAPSAPGAIPELPTFHTEVTQPFKPDLEDGVLTARPPPPPPPPPPPAPAVLISVPPPPPPPQAPPGQPARGDDSGGASPSAPVQGAPKEVVDPSSGRATLLESIRQAGGIGKAKLRSVKERKLEKKKQKEQEQVRATSQGGDLMSDLFNKLAMRRKGISGKGPGSGASEGPGGAFARMSDSIPPLPPPQQPLGEEDEDDWES
- the WASHC1 gene encoding WASH complex subunit 1 isoform X2 → MTPTGTQHSLAGQTYAVPLIQPDLRREEAIQQVADALQYLQKVSGDIFSRISQRVELSRSQLQAIGERVSLAQAKIEKIKGSKKAIKVFSSAKYPAPERLQEYGSIFTGAQDPGLQRRPRHRIQSKHRPLDERALQEKLKFFPVCVNTKLEPEDEAEEGLGGLPSNISSVSSLLLFNTTENLYKKYVFLDPLAGAVTKTHVMLGAETEEKLFDAPLSISRREQLERQVPENYFYVPDLGQVPDIDVPSYLPDLPGVADDLMYSADLGPGIAPSAPGAIPELPTFHTEVTQPFKPDLEDGVLTARPPPPPPPPPPPAPAVLISVPPPPPPPQAPPGQPARGDDSGGASPSAPVQGAPKEVVDPSSGRATLLESIRQAGGIGKAKLRSVKERKLEKKKQKEQEQVRATSQGGDLMSDLFNKLAMRRKDADIS